In Rhinolophus sinicus isolate RSC01 linkage group LG17, ASM3656204v1, whole genome shotgun sequence, one DNA window encodes the following:
- the LOC109447817 gene encoding torsin-1A-interacting protein 2 has translation MFSDNSHCPDCGQQWFPSLELGHWLYQTELVANECYQVFLDRISRADYCPECYPDNSANRSLILPWSFPLEWAPQNLTRWTFEKACHPFLLGPPLVRKRIHDSRVAGFNPALQLILTRTDTTLNKKLGQSS, from the coding sequence ATGTTCTCGGATAATTCACATTGCCCCGATTGTGGACAACAGTGGTTTCCTAGTTTAGAACTAGGCCACTGGTTGTACCAAACTGAACTTGTTGCAAATGAATGTTACCAAGTATTCTTAGACCGTATTAGCAGAGCTGACTATTGCCCTGAGTGCTATCCTGATAATTCTGCTAACAGAAGCCTTATTCTTCCTTGGTCATTCCCACTGGAGTGGGCTCCCCAAAATCTGACCAGGTGGACCTTTGAAAAAGCTTGCCACCCATTTCTTCTGGGTCCTCCACTGGTTAGAAAAAGGATACATGACTCTAGAGTAGCTGGCTTTAACCCTGCGTTACAGTTAATCTTGACCAGAACAGACACAACCTTAAACAAAAAACTTGGCCAAAGCAGTTAA